CACGCATCCGGTCATCCACGAAGAGCGCATTATTGATCCACGCCGTTACCACACCATTAAGGAAGCCAAAAATGGTCTAGGTCCACCCCCGATCAAAACCCCTTACGGCTGGCTGCACCTGGCACATGGCGTTCGGCATACGGCGGCTGGCCTACGCTACGTTTTGTATCTATTTATGACCGCTTTAGACGAACCCTGGCGCGTCATTTATGCTCCTGGAGGATATTTCATGGCGCCTGAAGGCGAAGAGCGCGTTGGCGACGTGTCGAACGTGCTGTTTTGTAATGGTTGGATTCTGGACGACGACGGGCGTGTGCTGATCTACTACGCTTCATCAGACACCCGCTGCCATGTGGCGACCTCGACGCTCGACCGGCTGCTGGATTATGTCATGCACACTCCGCCCGATGGCGAGCGCTCAGCTGCCTGCCTCCAGCAACGTCTCAACCTGATCCGCCGAAACCTGCAGTGGATGTCCCAAAAGTGAATCGAACACCTACGATTGATCGTGCTCAGGTAGCATGGCTCTACCAAGAAGTGCAGCAGGAGCTTACGGGCAACATTCTGCCGTTTTGGACAGCGCGCACGCCCGATCCAAAATACGGGGGATTTGTTGGGCGCGTAGGACCGGACGGCAGTCCCGATCCCGAAGCGCCGCGAGGTGCGATCTTGAACGCCCGTATTTTGTGGACTTTTGCCGCAGCCTACCGGCAACTGCACCAGCCCTGCTATCGGGCATTGGCTGAGCGAGCCTATGCCTATATCCGGGAATATTTTATGGATCCTGTACAGGGAGGCGTCTACTGGCTCGTTGCTGCCAATGGGCAGCCTTTAGATACGCGCAAGCACGTCTACGCACAGGCATTTGCGATTTACGGCCTGAGTGAATGGTGCCGAGCAAGTGGCGAGGCGGAAGCCTGCCTGCTGGCACAAACGCTCTACCAACTTTTGGAGAGGTATTGTGCTGATGGCACCCCTGGGAGCTATATCGAGGCCTGTGACCAAAGTTGGCAACCGCTGAGCGATGTGCGCCTAAGCGATAAAGACGCTCCTGAGCCTCGCAGCATGAATACCCATTTGCATGTACTTGAAGCCTATACCAACCTCTACCGCGTGTGGCCAGACGCCCACCTAGCCCAGCAGCTTCGGGCCTTAGTGGAACGTTTTCTACAGTCCATGTATCATCCTGCTACAGGCCACCTGGGACTGTTTTTTGACGAACGCTGGCAGCCTCGCTCACGCGCCATTTCCTTTGGACACGACATCGAAGCCAGCTGGCTACTGCTGGAGGCAGCCGACGTGCTGGGCGATGCCGCATTGCGTGCACGGGTGCGGAACGTTGCGCTACATCTGGCCCGAGCGACGCTGGCCGAAGGTGTAGCAGCTGACGGCAGCCTCTATTACGAAATCAATGAAGCAGGAGAGCTCAATACCGACCGCCACTGGTGGCCGCAAGCAGAAGCCTTCGTAGGCTTTTTAAATGCCTTTCAGGAAAGCTGCGACCCCACTTTTTTTGAGGCTGCTGTGCGCCTCTGGCGCTACATCCGCCAAGTCCAATGCGATCGCCAAGGCGGCGAATGGTTTGCCCGCGTGCGCGCCGACGGCACGCCTTATGCCGACGACAAGGTGGATTTTTGGAAATGCCCTTACCACAACGCCCGGGCCTGCTTGGAAGGCCTGCGCCGATTGAAAACCCTCCTGCATATCGAAACAGCCGTGTGAACGAAACCCTCCAAAACGGCGTACTCTTTGCTATGCAATGCAGAGAGCAGTTTTAAAGGACTTGACGTGCATAGCAAAATGGGAAGTTTATCTCAAAACGCCTGGTGGGATCGATTTCAAGCATTGCTGGATGATCAAAACGACTGGCCCGCGGAATATCTTTTCAAGTTCATTGCCCCTTCAACGGAGCGCGAAGCCTTACGTGCCGTGTTCGGCCACTACCCGGTTACCATCCGAGAGTCGCGTAAAGGAAACTACGTGAGCCTGACCGCGCGCATGGAGGTCCAGTCGAGCGACGAGATTATCGCTATCTACAAAGCAGCCGCCCGTGTGCCTGGAATCATTGCCTTGTAGGACCTCTTGCGGTTAGGCCAGGTCAAGTGCAGCAGCCAACGATTCAAAAAGCGTCCCCAGCGTAAACGGTTTACACAGGTAGCCCGAAAAGCCTAGTTCCAGAATTTGTGCGCGCTCGGCCTGGCTTCCTACGGAGGTCATGGCAACAATAAGAGGAGGGTCTGAGGTTGCCTCGCGTACTAACTGACGCGTCAGCACTGCATTCTCCAGAAGGGGCAAAGTAGGGTGTCCTACCGATTCCAAGGAAATAAGCGCAAGCTGATAGCGATACTGGGACAGAAGCTGTTGGGCTTCTTGAACAGAGGTGGTGGCATGGCATTCCAGTTGGCGCAGCGCTGCGTAGGGTGCCCGTCGTAAAGCAGCCTGGATAAACGGATGCAAGGCCGCGTCGGCATCCAGTAGAAGCATAAGCCAACGCTGGCCATTGGCAACTTGGGGGACAGACATAAAGGCCTACAAAAACAACCGCACGCTAGAGGGTGAGGTAGTCGATGAAACCGTACTTTCTAAGTATAAAGATGCCTGTTGGCTCAATGAATCAGAGGGTAGTTTTGACGCATAGAATTGTTTATCCGTGGTAGAAATGGCGCAATGTCCAAGGGTTACAATTTTTTTGAGTAGCTTTGGGATCCGATGGCGCCGATTGCCGTCGAAGACTATAGCACATGGTTTAGATTCTTGGCGCCATGGCAGATCCCTTCCAAGAGCGGACATTGCAGTGGGCTTCGACGGTGTCGGATGGCGCAGCGGACAGAGAAGCCCTGCGCATGCTAGAACGACTGGCCCAGGAACTTACCGCGCTGGCGCGAGAGTTGGAACGGGCGTATGCAGATGGATGGCAGTTGCTGCAGCACGTGCAGGCAGGAGGGCGACCCGATCTACTGCGTAACGCGGCCCATCTTCAAGTTCGGCTGGAAGGATTACAGGATCAAATTCACGAAGTGCAGGAGTTGGTCGAGCGGTTATGGCGGGCAGGAATGGCTGGTATGGCCGAGCGTTTGCCCATGGGCCGCATCGAGCGGCCTTCGGTGCTAACGGCTACCCCTATGCAGACCGAGCCAGCGTAAAAGCTTGGGCCAATGCGCAAAAGCAAAGACGCCTGCAGCTGCAGCAGCAGTGGGTTCCGACGGGTGGTACCAGGCCACCTGCCAACCAGCGTGGTATGCACCTTGCACGTCGCTGTGCCAGGAGTCGCCCACGTAGAGCAGTGCCTCAGGAGGAAGGCCTGCAGCAGCTGCGGCATGGTTAAATAGTTCGGGATGGGGCTTGGCCACCCCCACTTCTTCACTAATAATCACACAGCGGGCATGGCGGCTCAGCTCGGGGAAGTGAGCTAACTTGGCCCGCTGAATGGGGGCAAAACCGTTGGTCAGCAGGCCTACCGGAAAGTGCTGCGCTATGGTAAGAAACGCCTTTTGAGCTCCCTGAGTCCAGCGCCAGTGTCGAGGGTAATGCGCCAAGTAAATGGTGTTCAATTGTTCAGGTGTTACGTCGACAAGCTGTAGGGCTTCGATGAGCTGAGCAAAGCGGCTATGCAGGAGTGTAGCGCGATCGATTGCGCCTTGCTGGTACTGTTGCCATAGGGCTGTGTTGATCGCATGGTAGGTGGCCTGCAGCTCGTCTATAGCGACGTGCGCAAAGACGTGGGGCAGGAGGGTTTTGAGATCTGCCAAGGCAGCCCGTTCGGCTGCGCGGTGATCGAGCAGCGTATCGTCTAGGTCAAAATAAATGAAGCGAATAGGCTTAGAGGGGCCTTTCGTAGAGCGCATAGGCTTTGTCGACCACAGCACCCAGATGCTCTAAGGCGTTAAGCAGGACTTTATTGGTATCAAGCACCCAGCTCATTTCACAGGCTTCATAGCCGCGTAGCTTGCCGCGTTGGATGGTTTCTAAAACCAGAAGCGCATCTAAACCTCGGCCGTGATAGGCCTTGCGAATACCCATCAGCGGCATGCGGGTTTCGTAAACCACACCCAGCTGCATGGCCAGCAGCAGTTTGATTAGACCAAATGGGAACAGTCTGCCATTGCGCACGTGGCGAAGCGCCTGGTTGAGGTTAGGGATGATGAGTGAGAAAGCGATGGGACGACCGGCATCTTCCAAGATAAACACAAGCTCTGGATCGATTACTTGCCGCATGGCTCGGGCCAGGTGCCGAAATTCATTTTCTGTCATAGGCACGTGACCCCAATTATCCGACCAAGCTTCATTGTAAATGTCCAGCACAATACGGGCCTCTTCCTCGTAGCGGCTCAGGTCCAACGTGCGTAGCGTAATGGTCGGGTTGCGGCGGCGAACCAACGCGACTCCCCGTTCCAACTTTTCGGTTTTTAGGTATTTTTTGTGGACGTAGTAGGCCCACATGGTCATGACGCGCCTAAAGCCTGCCTGTTCGAGAAAGGTAGCGTAGTAGGGTGGGTTGTAGGGCATGAGAATCGAAGGGGCGCGGTCAAACCCATCGACGAGGAGGCCGGCAACGTCGTTAAGCGAAGGATTGGTGGGGCCGCGCATGTACCTAAGGCCTTGGTGGCGTAGCCATTCGGCTGCTGCATCGAAGAGGGCCTGTGCGACGGTAAAGTCCGGCACACACTCAAAAAAACCAAAAAATCCAACGCCATCGTTGTACTTTTTTAAGTGCATGCCGTTGACGATAGCCGCAATGCGGCCTAGCACGCGGCCTTGCGCATCCAGCGCCAGAAAAGGCTGCATCGTGCCATGCTCAAAAAACGGATTTTTTTTCGGATTGAGCGTTTCCGCTACGTCCCGCCGTAGCGGCGGGACCCAGTAGGGGTGGTTACGATACAGCCGATAGGGAAAGCCAATAAAGCGCCGCAGTTGCCAAAAGTGTGCGACTGGGACGACGCGTACCGTCTTTGCAGCCGGCGTATGTACCGAAACGGTGGCAGCTTCCATAAACTCAAATGACGCCGTGGCGCTTACCTACCCGATAGAAGGCTTCTAGAATATAATCGAGTTCCTCGTCGGTATGGGTAGCCATGAACGAAGTGCGCATCAGCGCTTGGCCTTGCGGTACAGCCGGGGGTACCACGGCGTTGACAAAAACGCCTTCTTCGAGCAGGTCGCGCCAGAACCGGAAACAGGTCATCATGTCGCCGATCACAACCGGGATAATAGGCGTTTGGCTGTTCCAGACGTTGAAACCTGCGCTGCGGAATCCTTCGCGCATGTAGTCGGAGATTTTCCAGAGGCGTTCTAAGCGCTCAGGCTCGCTTTCAAGAATGTCTAGGCACTTGAGTACCGTAGCTACGTTAGCTGGCGGCATGGAGGCCGAGAAGATATGCGCTGAGCTGGTATGGCGAATGTATTCGATCACGTCGCGGTCGCCTACGCAAAAACCTCCTAGAGAGGCAAAGCTTTTGGAAAAAGTCCCGACCGTTAGGTGCGCTTTGTGCTCCAGGCCAAAGTAAGCCGCTGATCCGCGCCCGCCAGGACCAATCACGCCTACGGCGTGTGCGTCGTCGAGCATTAGGGCGGCACCGAATTCTTCGGCAAGTTCTACGAGTTCGGGCACGCGGGCAATGACCCCGCTCATCGAAAACACCCCGTCGGTTACGATGAGCTTCCCAGCCTCTGGGTGCTCAAGTTGTGCCCGTTCCAGCAGACGGCGCAGGTGGTTAAGGTCGTTATGCCGGTAACGTACCGTGGTAGCCAGGCTGACTTGCGTGCCGGCCACAATGCTTGCATGGTTGTCTTTATCTGAAAAGATGATATCGTTTTTGGACGTGAGGGCTTGGATGACGCCCATGTTCGTCATGTAGCCCGTGGAAAACAAAATGCAGGCCTCGCGTCCCATAAAGCGGGCCAAGCGGGCTTCAAGCTCCAGATGCAGATCGAGTGTGCCATTGAGAAAGCGGCTACCGGTGCAGCCAGTCCCATACTTGCGAATGGCTTCGATGGCTGCCTCCTTGACCCGAGGGTCTGAAGTGAGGCCTAAGTAATTGTTCGACCCGGCCATGATGACCTCACGGCCGTTAATGATTGCCCGTGTACCTTCGTTGCGCTCAATAGGTCGAAAGTAGGGATATAACCCTGCAGCACGGACACGCGCATAATCTCCCGTTGGATCAAAAAACCGATGGCATTTGACAAACAGGCTGGGCTCTGCGGTAGACACCTGCGGGACGGCCAGCCGGTCCTGTGGATTGTGAACGGTGTCAGACATGGGAATCTCCCAGCGTTGATTCATGGAAAAACAGGTGATGCCGCTTGCCAAAAGCGCATCTTGTAAAATCGACGCTACAACGCAGCGTGTTTAAGAAGGATCTATGGCGTAGAGGTTGCATTTTGCTCAAACCGAAAATCGTAGGATATTTTCATGTAGGGTTTGCACACGCTTGCCCCGGTAAGCACGCCTTTCCAGACGCAGCAGCAGCTGCTCGATGCATGCTAGCGCAGCTTCGTTCCCTGGTCGCTTGGGGTAAGCCCATAACCGGGAGCGGTAATAAGGAAGGTTCTCTAAAAAGCGACGGACGTCTTCAGGGCGCAGCAAGCGGTCGTAGACAGCCATGCCCATTCCGTCACGCTCAAGAAACAAAGCATTCAAGGTTTGTTCAAAGATACCCCGATTCGGCATGACCAAAAGTGGCTTGCCCAGATAAAGTGCTTCACTGATGAGCGTAAACCCGGCGGTGCACACTACCGCTTGAGCGCAGGCTAGGTCGTGAAGAAATTCATCAAGCGAGGGTTTTTTAAAGATTAGGTTCGGATAGCGTGCGGCATCTTCTGGGGGTGGCAGGTTATAAAGGATAAACGGTACAGCTAGTTGTGCGAGCACCTGCGGTAGATGACCAACGCCTTCGGGCTGATTGACGTAAACTAGAATGGCTTCTCCAGAGACGGGCCTAAGCTGTTGTATTTCAGAGCGGATGATGGGAGGGATCAATGTGGTGCGTTCGGGCCGGCGCAGTGGAGGAAAGAAAAAGGAGGTCAGCAGCACATGTAGCGGTCGTTTAGGTGCAATCAGGCGGATAGCTAGGCAAGCTAGCGCCGCATCTAGCCAGTAGCGTAAAGGAAGCGGGTAACGCGTTTCTGTAACAATCTGTTGATGATTGAAGGAAAGCACAGGCACCCCAAGACGCTCAGCTGCTCGGGGCGTGAGAGCTTCAAAATCGGTAATAAGCAAATGCGGTCGAAAGGCGGACAGCTTTTCGGTCAGCTCATCTAGCAGGGTCCGTAGCTTACGTAGAGTAGTAGCATTGGCACGCAGTGTGGCTAGGAGTTGCATGCGGTTGCCATGCAATACCTGGCGTAAGGAAGGAACAGGCAGGACCGTTTCGCCGCTGGCTTGCAGCACGTCGCATGCTGTACCACCGCCGCAGAAGAGCAATTCATGGCCGCGTTGCCGAAGCTCTCGCGCGATGGCCAGTACACGCGAAGCATGGCCACGTCCTTGTCCACTTAGCGCATAAACGATCCGTGCCATAAATGCGGACTTGGTGGTAGGGCAAACTGCGCTAAAGATCGTAAAAATTAGCCAGAAAAGGAAACGCCTTGCTAAAATTGCAAGCGCAGGCGTGCCTGTGCGCCCCCAAAAGGCAAGGGGTGGAGCGTAAGGCTCAGGCGGTCGCTTACATCAAACGTGTACAAGTGAGCGTGGACATAGGCATCCAAGACGCTTAGGCCATACCATAAGCCAATGGCAATGTACGAAAG
This Rhodothermus bifroesti DNA region includes the following protein-coding sequences:
- a CDS encoding response regulator, with amino-acid sequence MSVPQVANGQRWLMLLLDADAALHPFIQAALRRAPYAALRQLECHATTSVQEAQQLLSQYRYQLALISLESVGHPTLPLLENAVLTRQLVREATSDPPLIVAMTSVGSQAERAQILELGFSGYLCKPFTLGTLFESLAAALDLA
- a CDS encoding glycosyltransferase family protein, with protein sequence MARIVYALSGQGRGHASRVLAIARELRQRGHELLFCGGGTACDVLQASGETVLPVPSLRQVLHGNRMQLLATLRANATTLRKLRTLLDELTEKLSAFRPHLLITDFEALTPRAAERLGVPVLSFNHQQIVTETRYPLPLRYWLDAALACLAIRLIAPKRPLHVLLTSFFFPPLRRPERTTLIPPIIRSEIQQLRPVSGEAILVYVNQPEGVGHLPQVLAQLAVPFILYNLPPPEDAARYPNLIFKKPSLDEFLHDLACAQAVVCTAGFTLISEALYLGKPLLVMPNRGIFEQTLNALFLERDGMGMAVYDRLLRPEDVRRFLENLPYYRSRLWAYPKRPGNEAALACIEQLLLRLERRAYRGKRVQTLHENILRFSV
- a CDS encoding DUF493 domain-containing protein — translated: MGSLSQNAWWDRFQALLDDQNDWPAEYLFKFIAPSTEREALRAVFGHYPVTIRESRKGNYVSLTARMEVQSSDEIIAIYKAAARVPGIIAL
- a CDS encoding aminotransferase class I/II-fold pyridoxal phosphate-dependent enzyme → MPMSDTVHNPQDRLAVPQVSTAEPSLFVKCHRFFDPTGDYARVRAAGLYPYFRPIERNEGTRAIINGREVIMAGSNNYLGLTSDPRVKEAAIEAIRKYGTGCTGSRFLNGTLDLHLELEARLARFMGREACILFSTGYMTNMGVIQALTSKNDIIFSDKDNHASIVAGTQVSLATTVRYRHNDLNHLRRLLERAQLEHPEAGKLIVTDGVFSMSGVIARVPELVELAEEFGAALMLDDAHAVGVIGPGGRGSAAYFGLEHKAHLTVGTFSKSFASLGGFCVGDRDVIEYIRHTSSAHIFSASMPPANVATVLKCLDILESEPERLERLWKISDYMREGFRSAGFNVWNSQTPIIPVVIGDMMTCFRFWRDLLEEGVFVNAVVPPAVPQGQALMRTSFMATHTDEELDYILEAFYRVGKRHGVI
- a CDS encoding AGE family epimerase/isomerase — its product is MDVPKVNRTPTIDRAQVAWLYQEVQQELTGNILPFWTARTPDPKYGGFVGRVGPDGSPDPEAPRGAILNARILWTFAAAYRQLHQPCYRALAERAYAYIREYFMDPVQGGVYWLVAANGQPLDTRKHVYAQAFAIYGLSEWCRASGEAEACLLAQTLYQLLERYCADGTPGSYIEACDQSWQPLSDVRLSDKDAPEPRSMNTHLHVLEAYTNLYRVWPDAHLAQQLRALVERFLQSMYHPATGHLGLFFDERWQPRSRAISFGHDIEASWLLLEAADVLGDAALRARVRNVALHLARATLAEGVAADGSLYYEINEAGELNTDRHWWPQAEAFVGFLNAFQESCDPTFFEAAVRLWRYIRQVQCDRQGGEWFARVRADGTPYADDKVDFWKCPYHNARACLEGLRRLKTLLHIETAV
- a CDS encoding HAD family hydrolase, translated to MRSTKGPSKPIRFIYFDLDDTLLDHRAAERAALADLKTLLPHVFAHVAIDELQATYHAINTALWQQYQQGAIDRATLLHSRFAQLIEALQLVDVTPEQLNTIYLAHYPRHWRWTQGAQKAFLTIAQHFPVGLLTNGFAPIQRAKLAHFPELSRHARCVIISEEVGVAKPHPELFNHAAAAAGLPPEALLYVGDSWHSDVQGAYHAGWQVAWYHPSEPTAAAAAGVFAFAHWPKLLRWLGLHRGSR